caaaataaataaaaaaatcaccatcatcatcacatTCACAATAAACTAATCAAACCGTAACCGTTGAATTTCGTTCCTTCCCTCGTGACACTttcaaacccaaaaaaaaaaaaaaaactccatgGCGAGTAACACCTCACCACGAATCACTTCATCCAATTCCAACTAACCCTGCTTCCCGATTTTCAAAACTCCTCAAACATGTTCATTGAAGCAACAAGGAGGTTTACCGTTTTGTCCTCGCATCTCAACCCGACCCGTTTGACTTCGGATCAACGCCCTTTATCCGGTTCGGTTTGTTCATCCGGTTCCGATTCCGAAACTCGATTGGGTGATATCAAGAATCGGAATTCCTTACATGATGATTGTGTCTTCTGTAGTATTATTCGTGGTCAATCTCATGCTGTTAAGGtttttttttccctttcttttGATTGTTTATGGAATTATGGTTAAGATTAAGCCTATTTGGAAATTGTGATAAATACTGATAAATACTTGATAGTAATTAGAAGATTTTGACGTTAATTTGATCTTTTAAACAAAGAATgatgattttttatattaatttgggGCTAATTCGTTTCAGTCAATGATATTAAACTCTCATCTAAGTGGATTTATATCCTTTTTTAAGTCAAATTCTCACTTTAGAGGATAGAGTAGTAAGATATCTCGATCAAATATGAGAAAATTCAACGGTTACGCTTTCATTAGTTTATAAGTATGGTCACACTAACACATACATACATTTTTGGTATTAGTGTTACAGAGATGGAATCAATTGTTGATAATACACTAACACAGACACGTCTTTTTTCCGAGGTGTCGATACTACAAATGTGTGAATCAAGTGTTGATAGTAGTCACTTTATTATAAGTTAAAGCTAGTTAGTTGCTTATGTTAGATGAGCTGTATcttatttttaacatattttgCAAACACTATGGCTTcgtttgatccatgtagccgattGTACTTAGTGGAATGAGACTTGGTTGTTGTAGTTGTGTTGTACTAATGCTACTCATTAATGACTAAGGTCTCTTGTTTTAGTTTCTGAAGTGAATTGTTCATTTTAGAATAGTGAGAGAATGTTGGGGTAATGCCTATAGtagaaaagatggtggaaaatagacttaggtggtttgCGCGTGTAGGGAGAGGATCTGTAGATTCTGTGGTAAGGAGAGTTGTTCAGATGAAGAGGAGTCAAATAGTTAGATGTATaggaagacctagaaaaactgtaagagaagttattaagaaagatcttgagattaactatttggatagaagcatggttttggatagaacattatggcagaagttgatccatgtagccggcTCCACCTAGTGGAATAAGGCTTGATTGTTGTTGTAGAATAGTGAGAGAATTAATTGTAAGTGTGAGCAAACTAATTACCCCAACTTCTTGGGTTGAAATGTTGTATAAGTGAGTACATAGATACATTAAGTTGTTAAAAACGTGAATTAATGACATTGGTTAGTCATTTATTGTTAGTAATAATGAAGCCTGATGTTTAAGTCTTATGAATGCCAAGTAATAATTGCAAAGGCCTTTGGTGGAATTGAATGTTATGCTTTTAATCGGAAAGTGTGGAATATTGGGTTTATCTAGTATAGGTTTTTAGTAGTCTTTTGAGTGTTGATAGGAGTTTCATCTTGACTGCATTTTGTTTGATAAATTAATCTGAAAGAGATGGAGTGTCATTGAATCAGGATTGTTTTATCTCCAGAATTTAAACATTTTGTGCATATTTATAAGATTTAGATATGGAATCATACTCTTTGAAATCCTTCAAAAACATGTTTATATTTCCAACGATGTGTTTAACATAAATTTATTGTTATTGATCGTTGCTGGTTATAATTGCTTGGTGCTGTTGTACTCGTTAATTACTAATGATTGATATTCAATTCAACCAAGTTTTCTCTTCACCTTAGCTCTTTTTAATATCTTGTTACTCTTAACAGCTTTATGAAGATGACATGTGCCTATGCATATTGGATACAAATCCGTTGAGTCATGGGTAAGGTATTGTATATTTTATGTGCAATTCCATATTCCAATGTTTTTGTTATTTCACAATTTTGGCTGCATGTACTCTTGGCCATACACTTTGAAACAGGACATTAAGTAATCTCGCTACAAGTTATCAAACCaattttaatttacttttttaaCTATTCTGCATGACATTTTTTTTATCTATCTACTTCTCACATCTATATTTTGTTTACCAGGCACTCGCTCATTATCCCAAAATCTCATTATCCTTCAATAGATACTACTCCTCAATCAGTAAGTAATTTTCAATAGATACAAGGAAATtgagttttattttcatttttttatcagCTTCACTGATTTTATTCTTACACAAGTTCTTTCTCCATAAGGAAAATTCTCTTACCTAGGTTTTTGTGTTAGATTTTATCTAAAGTACATCAATTTAAAACATGGATTTATTTTACATTACTTAATGTGCTGGTGTCTGTACTTTAATCATTCAAGTCACAGAGACAGTGGATGACATTTAAAACACATATTGGAGGCTCATAAATCATAACTCCCCTCTTAATTTTTTCAACGTCTCCAAGCTTGAAAATTTCGCTAAATTTAGTGTAAAAcagaaaaatatgcaaaattGTGTGCTTGTGTTTTTTacagatttaaatttgaa
This genomic window from Vicia villosa cultivar HV-30 ecotype Madison, WI unplaced genomic scaffold, Vvil1.0 ctg.000081F_1_1, whole genome shotgun sequence contains:
- the LOC131623835 gene encoding adenylylsulfatase HINT3-like, which produces MFIEATRRFTVLSSHLNPTRLTSDQRPLSGSVCSSGSDSETRLGDIKNRNSLHDDCVFCSIIRGQSHAVKLYEDDMCLCILDTNPLSHGHSLIIPKSHYPSIDTTPQSVVAAMCSKVPFISNAIMKATGCNAFNLLVNNGADAGQVIFHTHIHIIPRKAYDCLWDSESLLRRPLKLDDEKVSQLAACIQEQLLASDISQDSKNEDFCSSKS